One Brachyspira pilosicoli P43/6/78 genomic window carries:
- a CDS encoding alpha-L-fucosidase, with protein MFPLDRVWFYHDYESPKSLDKLIDIYYKSVGYNSVLLLNVPPDKRGQFDSKDIAVLGQFGNYIKTTFANGLLKNVTNTWVNAKIGDSKEYALKTPSAINVLLIQEDIMKGQRVEKFSVEVYSSGQWQKITANNKEPNLTTIGYKRLLKFDTVQNAEKIKITIDEARTNANISQVNVYYSSK; from the coding sequence ATGTTTCCATTAGACCGGGTTTGGTTTTATCATGATTATGAAAGTCCTAAAAGTTTAGATAAATTAATAGATATTTATTATAAGTCTGTTGGATATAATTCTGTTTTGCTTTTAAATGTACCGCCAGACAAAAGAGGTCAATTTGATAGCAAAGATATAGCTGTTCTTGGTCAGTTTGGTAATTATATAAAAACAACATTTGCTAATGGACTACTTAAAAATGTAACTAATACTTGGGTTAATGCAAAAATTGGAGATTCTAAAGAGTATGCATTAAAAACTCCTTCTGCAATTAATGTTTTACTTATACAAGAAGATATTATGAAAGGTCAGAGGGTAGAGAAGTTTAGTGTTGAAGTTTATAGCTCTGGACAATGGCAAAAAATAACAGCTAATAATAAAGAACCTAATTTAACTACTATAGGATATAAAAGACTTCTGAAATTTGATACTGTTCAAAATGCTGAGAAAATAAAAATAACTATAGATGAAGCAAGAACTAATGCTAATATATCTCAAGTTAATGTTTATTATTCTTCTAAATAA
- the rny gene encoding ribonuclease Y — protein MNVVIIITSVVVAFVFGYITRWVIAKINLNSAEIIRQNMLRDAKEQAENERKNIISEANLELQKERNRLENENKDRRSEIQKLENRVLQREANLDKKTQYLENKEHNIENKLKKIKEQEEKLDALLEEEKKELEKIAGFTREEAKNALMIEIEEDAKKAASKIVDNIEKNAIEAGEKKAREIIVQTIQRISSDVTQESSVTSVSLPSEEMKGRIIGREGRNIRMLETLTGVDIIIDDTPEAVVISCFDPVRKHIAKVSLEKLILDGRIHPARIEEIVEKTRREVEDSIMTAGENAIADLNLTTMHHELIRHMGRLQYRTSYGQNMLLHSKEVANIAGMIAAEIGANVEMAKRSAFLHDVGKAIEIEGEGSHAMSGADLAKRCGEREEVVNAIRAHHNDVETQTVEAVIVKAADAISAARPGARMESFENYIKRLDDLEKIADSIEGVEKSFAIQAGRELRVMTKSDVVDDVKAKQIARDIAKRIEDELKYPGIIRVTVIRETRAVEVAR, from the coding sequence ATGAATGTAGTTATAATAATCACCTCTGTTGTAGTTGCGTTTGTTTTTGGATATATAACCCGCTGGGTAATAGCTAAAATTAATCTTAATTCAGCGGAGATAATAAGACAAAATATGCTTCGCGATGCTAAAGAGCAAGCTGAAAATGAAAGAAAAAATATCATTTCAGAGGCTAATTTAGAATTACAAAAAGAGCGTAATAGATTAGAAAATGAAAATAAAGACAGAAGATCAGAAATTCAAAAATTAGAGAATAGAGTACTACAACGAGAGGCGAATTTAGACAAAAAAACTCAGTATTTAGAAAATAAAGAACATAATATTGAGAATAAATTAAAGAAAATTAAAGAGCAAGAAGAAAAATTAGATGCTCTTCTTGAGGAAGAAAAAAAAGAGCTTGAAAAAATAGCAGGCTTTACTCGTGAAGAGGCTAAAAATGCTCTAATGATAGAAATAGAAGAAGATGCCAAAAAAGCAGCTTCAAAGATAGTAGATAATATAGAAAAAAATGCTATAGAAGCTGGTGAAAAAAAGGCTAGAGAAATAATTGTTCAAACTATACAGAGAATATCTAGCGATGTAACTCAGGAATCTTCTGTTACTTCTGTTTCTTTGCCTAGTGAAGAGATGAAAGGAAGAATTATAGGCAGAGAGGGAAGAAATATCAGAATGCTTGAAACACTTACTGGAGTTGATATTATTATAGATGATACTCCTGAGGCTGTTGTTATATCTTGTTTTGACCCTGTAAGAAAGCATATTGCTAAAGTATCATTAGAAAAACTTATATTAGACGGACGTATTCACCCTGCAAGAATAGAAGAGATTGTTGAAAAAACTAGAAGAGAAGTAGAAGATTCTATTATGACAGCAGGTGAGAATGCTATTGCTGATTTAAATCTCACTACTATGCATCATGAGCTTATTAGACATATGGGTAGGCTTCAATATAGAACTAGCTATGGACAGAATATGCTTCTTCATAGTAAGGAAGTTGCTAATATTGCCGGTATGATTGCAGCAGAAATTGGTGCAAATGTAGAAATGGCTAAAAGAAGTGCATTTTTGCATGATGTTGGAAAAGCTATAGAGATTGAGGGTGAAGGTTCTCATGCTATGAGCGGAGCTGATTTGGCTAAAAGATGCGGAGAGAGAGAAGAGGTTGTTAATGCTATAAGAGCTCATCATAATGATGTGGAAACTCAGACTGTTGAGGCTGTTATAGTGAAGGCAGCTGATGCTATTAGTGCTGCTCGTCCGGGTGCTAGAATGGAATCTTTTGAAAATTATATTAAAAGACTTGATGATTTGGAAAAGATTGCTGATAGTATTGAGGGTGTTGAGAAATCTTTTGCTATACAGGCTGGAAGAGAGCTTAGAGTTATGACTAAGAGTGATGTTGTTGATGATGTTAAGGCTAAGCAGATTGCAAGAGATATTGCTAAGAGAATAGAAGATGAACTTAAATATCCGGGTATTATTAGAGTTACTGTTATTAGAGAAACTAGAGCAGTTGAAGTTGCTAGATAA
- a CDS encoding YmdB family metallophosphoesterase: protein MAIKNILCLGDIVGVTGRYAVRRHLEEIKLEHNIDFVIANGENAANGVGITRDTASELFNSGIDVLTTGNHVWNNRDVFALIGNENRLLRPYNYPNESPGLGYYIYDGDDFKIGVLNLMGRTFLEPLDCPFKKANIAIKHLKEKTNVIFIDFHAEATARKNCFFLLS from the coding sequence ATGGCTATTAAAAATATATTATGTCTTGGCGATATTGTTGGTGTTACGGGAAGATATGCTGTAAGAAGGCATTTAGAAGAGATTAAATTAGAACATAATATAGATTTTGTTATAGCGAATGGAGAGAATGCAGCTAATGGGGTTGGTATTACTAGAGATACTGCCTCAGAGCTGTTTAATTCTGGTATAGATGTACTTACTACAGGAAATCATGTATGGAATAATAGAGATGTATTTGCATTGATTGGCAATGAGAATAGACTTCTTCGTCCATACAATTATCCTAATGAATCTCCTGGGCTTGGTTATTATATATATGACGGTGATGATTTTAAAATAGGTGTTCTTAACCTAATGGGCAGAACTTTTTTAGAGCCTTTGGATTGTCCTTTCAAAAAAGCTAATATTGCTATCAAACATCTAAAAGAGAAAACTAATGTTATATTTATAGATTTTCATGCTGAAGCTACTGCAAGAAAAAATTGCTTTTTCTTATTATCTTGA
- a CDS encoding YmdB family metallophosphoesterase has translation MLKLLQEKIAFSYYLEGQVSCIFGTHTHVQTADEKIISSHTAYISDIGMCGSYDSVIGMKKEAAIARFVSKIPHRFEVETTNPMINGIIVQVDTQTGKASSIKRINIVYNNDQVERLEK, from the coding sequence ATGCTGAAGCTACTGCAAGAAAAAATTGCTTTTTCTTATTATCTTGAAGGACAGGTAAGCTGTATTTTCGGTACTCATACACATGTTCAAACTGCTGATGAAAAGATAATTTCTTCTCATACTGCTTATATATCTGATATAGGCATGTGCGGAAGTTATGATTCTGTTATTGGTATGAAAAAAGAAGCTGCTATTGCAAGATTTGTTAGTAAAATACCTCATAGATTTGAAGTTGAAACTACTAACCCTATGATTAATGGTATAATAGTACAAGTAGATACTCAAACAGGAAAAGCTTCTTCTATTAAAAGAATTAATATAGTATATAATAATGATCAAGTTGAAAGACTTGAGAAGTAA
- the yqeK gene encoding bis(5'-nucleosyl)-tetraphosphatase (symmetrical) YqeK produces the protein MNNFDEKPILDYIKKYLPFREEHILSTRDLSVKLAKHYNVDVNKASIAALCHDLGKRYKEEEMRKILLEYDKKEYPKHITSALLHARVSAIITIEEFHIKDDDIISAIESHTVGHANMSMFEKIIYASDYLEPTRKLETADKLREEIFINFDEAFLKVVLESIYFVLSKKQYLSDKTIELYNSLVIK, from the coding sequence ATGAATAATTTTGATGAAAAGCCTATATTAGATTATATAAAAAAATATCTTCCATTTAGAGAAGAGCATATACTTTCAACGAGAGATTTATCTGTAAAACTTGCAAAGCATTATAATGTTGATGTTAATAAGGCATCTATTGCAGCATTATGTCATGATTTAGGTAAAAGATATAAAGAAGAAGAAATGAGAAAAATTTTATTAGAGTATGATAAGAAAGAATACCCTAAACATATTACTTCTGCTTTACTTCATGCCAGAGTAAGTGCAATAATAACAATAGAAGAGTTTCATATAAAAGATGATGATATAATATCTGCTATAGAAAGTCACACAGTGGGGCATGCTAATATGAGTATGTTTGAAAAGATTATATATGCATCCGATTATCTTGAACCTACTCGTAAATTGGAAACTGCTGATAAATTAAGAGAAGAGATTTTTATTAATTTTGATGAAGCATTTTTAAAAGTGGTATTAGAGTCAATATATTTTGTACTTTCAAAAAAACAGTATTTATCTGATAAAACCATAGAGCTGTATAATTCATTAGTGATTAAATAA
- the hflX gene encoding GTPase HflX encodes MKRAYIIFVADSKEYRTKKINIDNILTELSMLCDTAGYEVADRFSFIQQKIVAGTYIGTGKLESLKESAIADNVEYFVFDNELSGSQVNSIEEGSNIKALTRTEIILEIFAMRAKTLTARMQVELAFLEFEYPRLKGKRSNLSQVRGVIGLRGGAGEKQLEYDRRRARERIHKLKTQLSKVEKSASTGRKGRGSTFRIAIVGYTNAGKSTLFNLLCKEDTYVEDKLFATLDTHTRKLYLSDDAPVEAIISDTVGFIDRLPHTLIASFKSTLSEVVEADLLLHLVDSTDEYIEEKLINVEATIKEIEASNIKRIMVFNKVDSLEENQKNKILTMYDDAIFISAKNNINIDLLREKILKIILESFNNG; translated from the coding sequence ATGAAAAGAGCGTATATAATATTTGTAGCAGATTCAAAAGAATATAGAACTAAAAAAATCAATATAGATAATATTTTAACAGAACTCTCCATGCTATGTGATACTGCGGGCTATGAGGTAGCTGATAGATTTTCTTTTATACAGCAGAAAATAGTGGCAGGCACTTATATAGGCACAGGTAAACTTGAATCTTTAAAAGAGAGTGCTATAGCCGACAATGTAGAATATTTTGTTTTTGATAATGAGCTTAGCGGTTCTCAAGTTAATTCAATAGAAGAAGGCTCTAATATAAAAGCATTAACTAGAACAGAGATTATATTAGAGATATTTGCAATGCGTGCCAAAACACTTACTGCTAGAATGCAAGTAGAGTTAGCATTTTTGGAGTTTGAATATCCTAGATTAAAAGGTAAGAGAAGCAATTTAAGCCAAGTGAGAGGTGTAATAGGTTTAAGAGGAGGAGCAGGAGAGAAACAACTCGAGTACGATAGAAGAAGAGCAAGAGAGAGGATACATAAACTTAAAACTCAATTAAGCAAAGTAGAAAAATCTGCAAGCACTGGAAGAAAGGGAAGAGGCTCTACTTTTAGAATAGCAATTGTAGGTTATACCAATGCTGGAAAAAGCACTTTATTTAATCTTTTATGTAAAGAAGATACTTATGTAGAAGACAAACTTTTTGCTACATTAGACACTCATACAAGAAAACTTTATCTATCTGATGATGCACCTGTTGAGGCTATCATTAGCGATACTGTTGGTTTTATAGATAGGCTTCCGCATACTTTAATAGCTTCTTTTAAGTCTACATTATCAGAAGTGGTAGAGGCAGATTTACTTTTGCATTTGGTTGATTCTACAGATGAATACATTGAAGAGAAACTTATTAATGTTGAAGCTACAATAAAAGAGATAGAAGCTTCAAATATAAAGCGTATAATGGTATTTAATAAAGTTGATAGTTTGGAAGAAAATCAAAAAAACAAAATACTTACAATGTATGATGATGCAATTTTTATCAGTGCCAAAAACAATATAAACATAGATTTATTGAGAGAAAAAATATTAAAAATAATTTTGGAGTCTTTTAATAACGGTTGA
- a CDS encoding proline--tRNA ligase, whose protein sequence is MRLSKLFMPTLKEAPSDAIIASNKLMIRAALARKISNGLYSYLPLGVRVLNKISNIIREEMDAIGSNECIMPILVSKELLTPSGRWERFKKELFRLKDRNDVDMAMGPTHEEAFTITAQNEIQSYKDLPVTLYQIHTKFRDEIRPRFGVIRSKEFTMKDAYSFHITKECLDKTYNDMSGAYTKIFKRMGLDTVSVKADSGAMGGEGSEEFMVLSEVGEETIIFCSKCNYRANVEKANVMEDEEAKSYTDKALEEVYTPDIKTIEDLEKFFNTSSKNFIKSIIYKTEEDEVILVAIRGDLEINETKLSNALGGLDIELASEDIIKEVTGARVGFASPVGLKKKIRIFADKSIKTVADAIIGGNKDDTHIKNVNINRDFNVDVWGDFRVAKEGDRCPECGEKLYQKKGLELGHIFKLGDKYTQAFNFTVLDENNKAITPIMGCYGIGVNRALASVIEQNYDDKGIIFPISVAPYEAIVVAIDKETEESFKKAEEIYKALSAIGVETMFDDRKERLGVKLNDCDLIGVPMRIIVGKKSLERGVVEFKLRRDLESVEVKLEDIVEYVKAKKKELFDEINSKL, encoded by the coding sequence ATGCGTTTATCGAAATTATTTATGCCAACACTAAAAGAAGCTCCAAGTGATGCTATAATAGCTTCTAATAAATTAATGATAAGAGCAGCACTTGCAAGAAAAATATCTAATGGCCTTTATTCTTATTTGCCTTTGGGTGTGAGGGTATTAAATAAAATATCCAACATAATACGAGAAGAGATGGATGCAATAGGCTCTAATGAATGCATAATGCCTATACTTGTTTCAAAAGAATTATTAACTCCTTCTGGAAGATGGGAGAGATTTAAAAAAGAATTATTTAGACTAAAAGATAGAAATGATGTTGATATGGCAATGGGTCCTACTCATGAAGAAGCTTTCACTATTACAGCTCAAAATGAAATACAGTCTTATAAAGATTTGCCTGTTACATTATATCAAATACATACAAAATTTAGAGATGAGATTCGTCCAAGATTTGGGGTTATTCGCTCTAAAGAGTTTACAATGAAAGATGCTTATTCATTTCATATCACTAAAGAGTGCCTTGACAAGACTTATAATGATATGAGCGGTGCTTATACAAAAATATTTAAGAGAATGGGGCTTGATACAGTGAGCGTAAAAGCTGACAGCGGAGCAATGGGCGGTGAAGGAAGCGAAGAGTTTATGGTGTTAAGTGAAGTAGGGGAAGAGACTATTATTTTCTGCTCAAAATGTAATTATAGGGCTAATGTTGAAAAGGCTAATGTGATGGAAGATGAAGAGGCTAAATCTTATACTGATAAAGCATTAGAAGAAGTATATACTCCAGATATAAAAACTATTGAAGATTTAGAGAAATTCTTTAATACTTCTTCAAAGAATTTTATTAAAAGCATAATATACAAAACAGAAGAAGATGAAGTAATATTGGTTGCAATTAGAGGCGATTTAGAGATAAACGAAACAAAACTTTCAAATGCTTTAGGCGGACTTGATATAGAACTTGCTTCTGAGGATATTATAAAAGAAGTTACAGGGGCTAGAGTTGGTTTTGCTTCTCCTGTTGGATTAAAGAAAAAGATAAGAATATTTGCAGATAAGTCTATAAAAACAGTAGCTGATGCAATAATTGGCGGAAACAAAGACGACACTCATATAAAAAATGTTAATATAAACAGAGATTTTAATGTAGATGTATGGGGTGATTTTAGAGTTGCCAAAGAGGGAGATAGATGTCCTGAATGCGGAGAGAAACTTTATCAGAAAAAAGGTTTAGAGCTTGGACATATATTTAAGCTTGGTGATAAATATACTCAGGCATTTAATTTCACTGTATTAGATGAAAACAATAAAGCAATTACTCCTATAATGGGTTGTTATGGTATTGGAGTTAATAGGGCTTTGGCTTCTGTAATAGAGCAGAATTATGATGACAAGGGTATAATATTTCCTATAAGTGTTGCTCCTTATGAGGCTATAGTTGTTGCTATTGATAAAGAAACTGAAGAGTCATTCAAAAAAGCAGAAGAGATATATAAGGCTTTAAGTGCTATTGGTGTTGAAACTATGTTTGATGACAGAAAAGAGAGACTTGGTGTTAAACTTAATGACTGCGATTTGATTGGTGTGCCTATGAGAATAATAGTAGGTAAAAAATCACTTGAGCGTGGAGTTGTTGAGTTTAAGTTGAGAAGAGATTTAGAGAGTGTTGAAGTTAAGCTTGAAGATATAGTTGAATATGTGAAAGCAAAAAAGAAAGAATTATTTGATGAAATAAACTCTAAATTATAA
- a CDS encoding GNAT family N-acetyltransferase, whose protein sequence is MIELINSIDDNIIESIFFISSKSEYITLSKNYIKEYIEDKNHKVVIIKDDEKIVGFIIYFLLSPEIDILFIATYPHNKGYGNKLLSYLFDDAENNNVDSIKLDLHENNINAKEFYTKNGFQSIGVRKKYYNNKYSALILEKKL, encoded by the coding sequence ATGATAGAGCTTATAAATAGTATTGATGATAATATAATAGAATCTATTTTTTTTATATCATCAAAAAGCGAATATATTACTTTATCTAAAAATTATATAAAAGAGTATATAGAAGATAAAAATCATAAAGTAGTTATAATAAAAGATGATGAAAAGATAGTAGGCTTTATCATATATTTTTTGCTCTCTCCAGAAATAGATATTTTATTTATAGCTACATATCCTCACAATAAAGGCTATGGCAATAAATTATTATCATATTTATTTGACGATGCTGAAAACAATAATGTAGATAGTATAAAATTAGATTTGCATGAAAATAATATTAATGCAAAAGAGTTTTATACCAAAAATGGATTTCAATCTATAGGTGTTAGAAAAAAATATTATAACAATAAATATAGTGCTTTAATTTTAGAGAAAAAACTATAA
- a CDS encoding LptF/LptG family permease has product MKKLNSYLLKEFLSMFVGSLILFVILVTIADLSSKLSYYTEHPENMKYFITYHAARTPHNLYYLFPIALMFSSTYVLGTFVKNKEMLAVQNSGISLFKFSSPIFIIVIALCLGLIGFWQFVAAPMNKISFEANDLGRGHKKGEYTGSLNIFGANNYIYFIENFNFNDNYLTNTVIVKLKEDGAIDMRISSPSVRWNDNEKKWYAETGILAEFTDKKNISVKEITNYPLDVLERPEHFMNRPALDSMSLTEEMHWIKLRKEVNLNTNTLETDFHYRISYCFSGFIIVLLASLFSKFSTQSVLVVSLVMVIMVALVYYSILMMFRSMGDGGNMNPFIAAWMPNIIFAGLCFLAFKKFY; this is encoded by the coding sequence ATGAAAAAACTTAACTCGTATTTATTAAAAGAATTCTTATCTATGTTTGTAGGTTCGCTAATACTATTTGTTATATTAGTTACTATAGCAGATTTAAGCAGTAAATTATCTTACTACACCGAACACCCAGAAAATATGAAATACTTTATTACATACCATGCCGCAAGAACGCCGCATAATTTATATTACTTATTTCCAATAGCATTAATGTTTTCTTCTACTTATGTTCTTGGTACTTTTGTAAAAAATAAAGAGATGTTGGCTGTACAAAATTCTGGTATAAGTTTATTTAAATTTTCTTCGCCAATATTTATTATAGTAATAGCATTATGCTTAGGACTTATTGGTTTTTGGCAATTTGTAGCAGCTCCTATGAATAAAATATCTTTTGAAGCTAATGATTTAGGACGAGGGCATAAAAAAGGAGAATACACTGGCTCATTAAATATATTTGGAGCTAATAATTATATATATTTTATAGAGAACTTTAATTTTAATGATAATTATCTTACAAATACTGTTATTGTAAAATTAAAAGAAGATGGCGCTATAGATATGAGAATATCATCACCAAGCGTGAGATGGAATGATAATGAAAAAAAATGGTATGCTGAAACAGGCATATTAGCTGAGTTTACTGATAAAAAAAATATATCTGTAAAGGAAATAACTAATTATCCGCTTGATGTGCTTGAAAGACCTGAACATTTTATGAATAGACCTGCTTTAGACTCTATGAGCTTAACTGAAGAGATGCATTGGATTAAATTAAGAAAAGAGGTAAATTTAAATACTAATACCCTTGAAACAGATTTTCACTATAGAATATCATATTGTTTCTCTGGCTTTATTATTGTTTTGCTTGCTTCATTATTTTCAAAATTTTCTACTCAAAGTGTATTGGTAGTAAGTTTAGTAATGGTTATAATGGTTGCTTTAGTATATTATTCTATACTTATGATGTTTCGTTCTATGGGAGATGGAGGAAACATGAATCCATTTATAGCTGCTTGGATGCCTAATATTATATTTGCCGGACTTTGTTTCTTGGCATTTAAGAAATTCTATTAA
- a CDS encoding DUF2225 domain-containing protein, which translates to MAEELKISYFEKNPRTCPVCNKEFYHEMLLTGGGRLIAGNLRDDLRRTYEKSKKYGAVYPLIYVVAVCPHCLYAAFQEDFNMVDSHKIKEAFDSYEQRSKYMHEFFGPDIDFKKNRNLISGAASYFLALDGYRYHTKDSAPTLKKALSSLRLSWTLEDLASIYPNDNYDKLIPFFQYKASEFYTEAIEYMQNGKESFDKLKSFGPDIDNNFGYEGMLYMGALLGTDASKFIPDPNVKAKTLVQAKRKISKIFGSGKSSKSKPSALLEKIKELHTRISEELTYLNENYGINVD; encoded by the coding sequence ATGGCTGAAGAATTAAAAATATCATACTTTGAAAAAAACCCAAGAACTTGCCCTGTATGTAACAAAGAGTTCTATCATGAAATGCTTCTTACTGGAGGGGGAAGATTAATTGCTGGTAATTTAAGAGATGATTTAAGAAGAACTTATGAGAAAAGCAAAAAATATGGAGCAGTATACCCTCTTATATATGTTGTAGCTGTTTGTCCGCATTGTTTATATGCTGCTTTTCAAGAAGATTTTAACATGGTTGATAGTCATAAAATTAAAGAAGCTTTTGATAGTTATGAACAAAGGTCTAAATATATGCATGAGTTTTTTGGACCTGATATAGATTTTAAGAAAAATAGGAATTTAATTTCGGGAGCTGCTAGCTATTTTTTAGCATTAGACGGATATCGTTATCATACTAAAGATTCTGCCCCTACACTTAAAAAAGCTTTATCATCTTTAAGATTAAGCTGGACTTTAGAAGATTTGGCTAGTATTTATCCTAATGATAATTATGATAAATTAATACCATTTTTTCAGTATAAAGCTAGTGAGTTTTATACTGAGGCTATAGAGTATATGCAAAACGGTAAAGAAAGTTTTGATAAATTAAAAAGCTTTGGTCCTGATATAGATAATAATTTTGGTTATGAAGGAATGCTTTATATGGGGGCTTTACTTGGTACCGATGCTTCTAAATTTATACCAGACCCTAATGTTAAAGCTAAAACATTAGTACAGGCTAAAAGAAAAATCAGCAAAATATTTGGTTCTGGTAAAAGCAGTAAGTCAAAACCTTCTGCATTATTAGAAAAAATAAAAGAATTGCATACACGTATAAGTGAGGAATTAACTTATTTGAATGAAAACTATGGAATAAATGTGGACTAA
- a CDS encoding NTP transferase domain-containing protein: MTKREEANNIKNVEESLEQLSSKFSKNDSLVIILAAGHGKRIRSSTSKMLHTIWGVPSIERVRLAVKNGINKSNITIVVGIKALEVANAVGKQANTNFAYQEKQLGTGHAVKVGLEKSDLKNIKYCYVIYADMGLIDSNTMKEFHDEFMKAKTDMILMTAMYDGPKGGNYYGRVLRTRGLTKDHKKSQYREGSKGQVMGVIEYKDILALKDDEDLVKAYKDEKFEYGKDELLDNMHEYVAGIYGFKIDPLLNLIKELKANNAQNELYLTDLIEMFVNNNLSISTYMPKDNRVVLGFNDKTVLKEMESIARNNVYNKLKNIITIYDGEDFFIDDSVVEQILEIDKDEKPLDIYIGKGAYVGKGVKINYGVYIDHGARLEGNIELGEHTYIGDNALVSCLDNQKMVLSNNVQIYAGNQIRGNVYIGENTTLERGVNVTGSDKHPLSIGKNVLIKGVSYIYGSIVDDNAYIEHCIFYYSHIKAVLDENGKVIKCRFIRPKEEGIESVIKLKDEKIKKTKKK; the protein is encoded by the coding sequence ATGACAAAAAGAGAAGAAGCGAATAATATAAAGAATGTAGAAGAAAGCTTAGAGCAATTATCATCTAAATTCTCTAAAAATGATAGTTTGGTAATAATATTGGCAGCAGGACATGGTAAAAGGATAAGAAGTTCAACATCAAAAATGCTTCATACTATTTGGGGAGTACCTAGTATAGAGAGAGTAAGGCTTGCTGTAAAAAATGGTATAAATAAAAGTAATATTACTATAGTTGTTGGAATAAAGGCTTTAGAAGTAGCTAATGCTGTAGGAAAGCAGGCTAATACTAATTTTGCTTATCAAGAAAAACAATTAGGAACTGGACATGCTGTAAAGGTAGGTCTTGAGAAGAGCGATTTAAAAAACATTAAATATTGTTATGTTATATATGCTGATATGGGGCTAATAGACTCTAACACTATGAAAGAGTTTCATGATGAGTTTATGAAAGCTAAAACAGACATGATATTAATGACAGCTATGTATGACGGACCTAAAGGCGGCAACTATTATGGAAGAGTATTAAGAACTAGAGGATTAACTAAAGACCATAAAAAAAGCCAATACAGAGAAGGAAGTAAGGGTCAGGTAATGGGAGTTATAGAATATAAAGACATACTTGCTCTTAAAGATGATGAAGATTTAGTAAAGGCTTATAAAGATGAAAAATTTGAGTACGGAAAAGATGAGCTTTTAGACAATATGCATGAATATGTTGCTGGTATATACGGTTTTAAAATTGACCCTCTTTTAAATTTAATAAAAGAATTAAAAGCAAATAATGCTCAAAATGAACTTTATTTAACAGACTTAATAGAGATGTTTGTTAATAATAATCTATCAATATCTACATATATGCCAAAAGATAATAGAGTTGTTTTAGGCTTTAATGATAAAACTGTACTTAAAGAAATGGAGTCTATTGCTAGAAATAATGTTTACAATAAATTAAAAAACATTATTACAATATATGACGGAGAAGACTTCTTCATTGATGACAGTGTAGTTGAGCAGATATTAGAAATTGATAAAGATGAAAAGCCTCTTGATATATATATAGGAAAAGGTGCTTATGTAGGTAAGGGCGTAAAAATCAACTATGGAGTTTATATAGACCATGGTGCAAGACTTGAAGGTAATATTGAACTTGGAGAGCATACTTATATAGGAGATAATGCATTAGTATCTTGCTTAGATAATCAAAAAATGGTGCTTTCTAACAATGTACAAATATATGCCGGAAACCAAATAAGAGGAAATGTATATATAGGAGAAAATACTACATTAGAGAGAGGTGTTAATGTTACAGGAAGCGATAAACACCCGCTTAGCATAGGTAAAAATGTACTTATTAAAGGAGTAAGCTACATATACGGCTCTATTGTAGATGATAATGCTTATATAGAACATTGTATATTCTACTATTCTCATATAAAAGCTGTTCTTGATGAAAATGGAAAAGTTATTAAGTGCAGATTTATAAGACCAAAAGAAGAAGGTATAGAATCTGTTATAAAATTAAAAGATGAAAAAATTAAAAAAACTAAAAAGAAATAA